From the genome of Rhodobacteraceae bacterium Araon29, one region includes:
- the maiA gene encoding maleylacetoacetate isomerase, producing the protein MKLYSYWRSTTSYRVRIALHMKSIAHEIIPVDLVNGEHRNATCQLINPAKGVPILILEDGSVLTQSLAILRYLDKIYPDPPLLPKNPFDAAQVEATSLIIATDIHPVNNLKVTNKFRELGHSQEAVVSWMKHWMREGLFAFTTLLRDGPFCFGSHPSLADICLIPQLYNARRWGADLSELGRLIEIEQNCLQLESFQLAEPDRQIDAKK; encoded by the coding sequence ATGAAGCTTTATTCCTATTGGCGTTCTACGACCTCATATAGGGTACGTATTGCTCTTCATATGAAAAGCATAGCACATGAAATTATACCGGTTGATTTGGTAAATGGTGAACATAGAAACGCAACATGTCAGTTAATAAATCCGGCAAAAGGTGTGCCGATTTTAATACTGGAAGATGGATCTGTTCTCACACAATCGCTCGCAATCTTGCGCTACCTTGATAAAATATATCCAGACCCTCCATTATTACCGAAAAATCCGTTTGACGCTGCACAAGTTGAGGCAACTTCTCTTATAATTGCCACCGACATTCATCCTGTGAATAATTTAAAAGTTACAAATAAATTCAGAGAGTTAGGGCATAGTCAAGAAGCAGTTGTGAGCTGGATGAAACATTGGATGCGTGAAGGTTTATTTGCCTTTACAACTTTGCTGCGCGACGGCCCTTTTTGCTTTGGTAGTCATCCGAGTTTAGCAGACATATGCCTAATTCCACAACTCTACAACGCAAGGCGCTGGGGGGCTGACCTCAGCGAATTAGGAAGATTAATTGAAATTGAGCAAAACTGTCTACAGTTAGAATCTTTTCAACTGGCAGAGCCAGATAGACAAATTGATGCTAAGAAATAA
- a CDS encoding homogentisate 1,2-dioxygenase: protein MSLTYAPSLAGPSKGYMPGFGNDFETEALPGALPTGMNSPQRLEYGLYAEQLSGSAFTKSHPERTWCYRIRPSVKHTHRFEKIQVPYWLSAPQIDPDIISLGQYRWDPIPSTDGLNWITGMRTVTTAGDVNTHTGMASHIYLVTESMVNEYFYSADSELLVVPQQGKLRFATELGVIDIAPQEIAVLPRGLVYRVEVLQGPCRGFVCENYGQVFDLPDRGPIGANCLANPRDFKTPVAAFEDREVPSAVTVKWCGQFHKTEIGHSPLDIIAWHGNYAPYKYDLKNYCPVGAVLFDHPDPSIFTVLTAPSSQVGTANIDFVLFRERWMVAENTFRPPWYHKNVMSELMGNIYGEYDAKPTGFAPGSMSLHNMMLPHGPDRDAFEKASKANLGPDKLDRTMSFMFETRFPQHLTKYAAKEAPLQDDYIDCWASLEKKFDGTPGLK, encoded by the coding sequence ATGAGCTTGACCTACGCACCCTCACTTGCAGGTCCTTCCAAAGGGTACATGCCCGGTTTTGGGAATGACTTCGAAACCGAGGCTCTACCGGGAGCGTTACCCACGGGCATGAATAGCCCGCAGCGCCTTGAATACGGCCTATATGCAGAACAGTTATCTGGATCGGCTTTCACGAAATCACACCCCGAGCGAACCTGGTGCTATCGTATCAGGCCTTCAGTGAAACACACACATAGATTTGAAAAGATACAGGTCCCTTATTGGCTGTCTGCCCCGCAAATAGACCCTGATATAATCTCGCTAGGCCAATATCGTTGGGATCCAATTCCGAGTACTGATGGATTGAATTGGATCACGGGCATGCGCACGGTGACTACAGCTGGTGATGTAAATACGCATACGGGTATGGCCTCCCATATATACCTAGTGACCGAAAGTATGGTGAATGAATATTTTTATTCCGCCGATTCAGAGCTGCTTGTTGTGCCGCAGCAAGGCAAGCTACGCTTTGCAACAGAATTGGGGGTTATAGACATTGCTCCGCAAGAAATTGCAGTGTTACCGCGCGGCCTAGTGTACCGTGTTGAGGTTCTACAGGGTCCGTGCCGTGGGTTTGTTTGTGAAAATTATGGGCAGGTTTTTGACTTACCTGACCGAGGGCCAATTGGGGCGAATTGCCTTGCAAACCCAAGGGATTTCAAAACGCCCGTTGCGGCTTTTGAGGACCGTGAAGTCCCCTCGGCAGTAACCGTCAAGTGGTGTGGGCAGTTCCACAAAACTGAGATTGGCCATTCGCCACTAGACATCATTGCCTGGCACGGCAACTATGCTCCCTACAAATATGATCTAAAGAATTATTGCCCAGTTGGCGCCGTTCTATTCGATCACCCTGATCCTTCGATATTCACAGTATTGACAGCCCCCTCTAGTCAAGTTGGAACGGCTAATATCGACTTCGTTCTATTTCGAGAAAGATGGATGGTCGCAGAAAATACTTTTCGCCCGCCCTGGTATCATAAAAATGTTATGTCAGAACTAATGGGAAATATTTATGGCGAATATGACGCTAAGCCCACAGGTTTTGCTCCTGGCAGTATGAGCCTACATAATATGATGTTACCTCACGGCCCAGATCGGGATGCTTTTGAAAAAGCATCTAAGGCTAATTTAGGGCCAGATAAGCTTGATCGAACAATGAGCTTCATGTTCGAGACCCGTTTTCCACAACATTTAACCAAATATGCTGCAAAGGAAGCCCCATTACAGGATGATTATATCGACTGCTGGGCATCCTTGGAAAAGAAATTTGATGGCACGCCGGGTCTGAAATGA
- the hppD gene encoding 4-hydroxyphenylpyruvate dioxygenase → MGPFPHDAPCAKITLDNPAGTDGFEFVEFAHPDPQSLRDSFMKMGYNHVANHKNKRVELWQQGDISYLINAESNTHAADFIAKHGPCASSMGWRVVDAEHAFNHAVKNGAVPYDGVGKVMDVPVILGIGGSLIYFFEKYFDQSVYNEEFDWITNAHPQGVGFYYLDHLTHNVFKGNMDKWFQFYNKLFNFKEIRFFDIQGKYTGLYSRALTSPCGRIRIPINEDRGETGQIVNYLKKYNGEGIQHIAVGTQDIFTSVDAIADKGMHFMPGPPDIYYDLSFDRVRSHSEPTNRMKKHGILIDGEGVLDGGETKILLQIFSKTVIGPIFFEFIQRKGDDGFGEGNFKALFESIEAEEIAKGDYGDGVDAV, encoded by the coding sequence ATGGGTCCATTCCCCCATGACGCGCCCTGCGCAAAAATTACATTAGACAATCCAGCTGGAACAGATGGTTTTGAGTTTGTTGAATTTGCTCACCCTGATCCGCAATCTTTACGCGATAGCTTTATGAAGATGGGTTATAACCACGTAGCCAATCACAAGAACAAAAGGGTCGAGCTTTGGCAGCAAGGTGATATTTCTTACTTGATAAATGCAGAATCCAACACCCATGCTGCCGATTTTATTGCAAAACACGGCCCCTGCGCATCCTCAATGGGGTGGCGAGTTGTCGATGCAGAGCATGCCTTTAATCATGCTGTGAAAAATGGTGCAGTTCCTTACGATGGCGTCGGTAAAGTTATGGATGTACCTGTGATTTTGGGCATTGGCGGATCATTAATTTATTTTTTTGAAAAATATTTCGACCAAAGTGTTTACAACGAGGAATTCGACTGGATCACGAATGCGCATCCACAAGGTGTTGGGTTTTACTACCTAGATCACCTTACGCATAACGTGTTCAAGGGAAACATGGATAAATGGTTCCAGTTCTACAATAAGCTATTCAATTTCAAAGAAATCCGTTTCTTCGACATTCAAGGCAAGTATACTGGTCTTTATAGTCGTGCTTTGACATCACCTTGCGGGCGTATTCGTATCCCAATCAATGAAGACCGGGGCGAGACAGGACAAATTGTCAACTACCTGAAAAAGTACAACGGCGAAGGCATCCAACATATCGCTGTGGGGACACAGGATATCTTCACTTCGGTTGATGCTATTGCAGATAAGGGCATGCATTTTATGCCAGGGCCACCTGACATCTATTACGATTTATCCTTTGACCGGGTGAGAAGTCACAGTGAACCAACCAATCGTATGAAAAAGCACGGTATCTTGATTGATGGCGAAGGTGTATTAGACGGTGGTGAAACAAAAATCTTACTACAAATTTTCTCCAAGACGGTCATTGGCCCCATTTTTTTCGAATTCATCCAGCGCAAAGGGGACGATGGGTTTGGAGAAGGCAACTTCAAGGCTTTGTTCGAAAGCATCGAGGCCGAAGAAATTGCCAAGGGCGATTACGGTGATGGAGTTGATGCAGTATGA
- a CDS encoding winged helix-turn-helix transcriptional regulator, with the protein MHESIDQYDQAILRALKKDGALTNAQLSEVVNLSPSQCSRRRLRLEKEGIIAGYHARLNDEAMGLGLRAVIRVNLNSHSEKNAKEFSGLLNSHDEIIEAFSVSGDADYILIVQCKDLATFSDFIHTVLLPQPIIGQVKSEIALKEIKQPHSLHLPK; encoded by the coding sequence ATGCATGAATCTATTGATCAGTATGATCAAGCCATATTGAGAGCTTTGAAGAAAGACGGAGCTTTAACAAACGCACAACTTAGTGAGGTGGTTAACTTATCACCGTCGCAATGTTCGCGCAGGCGTTTAAGATTGGAAAAAGAGGGGATCATAGCTGGTTATCACGCACGGCTTAATGATGAGGCCATGGGTCTAGGTCTGCGGGCGGTGATCAGGGTCAATCTTAATTCGCACAGTGAAAAAAATGCAAAAGAATTTTCTGGTTTATTAAACAGTCATGATGAAATCATTGAAGCTTTCTCTGTTTCAGGAGATGCTGATTATATTCTTATTGTGCAATGTAAAGATTTGGCAACTTTTTCGGATTTTATACATACCGTTCTGTTACCGCAGCCAATTATAGGACAGGTCAAATCCGAAATTGCATTAAAGGAAATCAAACAACCCCACTCATTGCATCTCCCAAAATGA
- a CDS encoding DUF1513 domain-containing protein, translating into MNTRRQFLAGLLATGLSPNPTWAEIGSPAYLSSAAQTDGSYLLCGIGVNLKTLFQIPLPARGHAAAAHPLRPEAVAFARRPGTFALVVDCLIRRPKAKLTSPKGRHFYGHGVFSRNGDWLFTTENDYEAGKGIVGVWDARNGYKRITEFNSGGIGPHDIKRLPETDILVVANGGIDTHPDTGRTKLNIPDMAPNLSYIENGLVVEVATLGSEWHKNSIRHLAVSAAGNVAFGMQWQGGADLPPAVALHRRGSVPKTIDVPPLLLRQMDGYVGSIAFTGDEHGIVATSPRGGTVQIYDAAGQGLISSIELMDASGVAAYQKGVIISSGAGVLASLSTTSHQLNRSTNLRWDNHMIRI; encoded by the coding sequence ATGAATACCCGGCGGCAGTTTCTGGCAGGATTACTGGCTACAGGTCTATCGCCCAACCCGACTTGGGCTGAAATAGGATCACCTGCTTATCTGTCTTCTGCAGCTCAAACGGACGGCTCTTATCTACTCTGCGGTATTGGGGTAAACCTCAAAACCCTATTTCAAATTCCGCTGCCGGCCCGAGGGCATGCCGCTGCAGCACATCCACTCAGGCCTGAAGCCGTTGCCTTTGCCCGCCGCCCCGGTACATTCGCTTTGGTTGTTGACTGTTTGATAAGGCGGCCGAAGGCAAAGTTAACTTCGCCGAAGGGGCGACATTTCTACGGTCATGGAGTGTTCAGCCGAAATGGCGACTGGCTGTTTACGACAGAGAATGATTATGAAGCAGGCAAAGGTATTGTCGGTGTCTGGGATGCGCGAAACGGGTATAAACGGATCACTGAATTCAACAGTGGTGGCATCGGTCCGCATGACATAAAACGACTGCCAGAGACAGATATTTTGGTTGTTGCAAACGGGGGCATAGATACGCATCCAGACACCGGAAGGACAAAGCTAAACATCCCGGATATGGCACCCAATCTTTCCTATATTGAAAATGGATTGGTTGTTGAGGTCGCCACGCTCGGTTCGGAATGGCATAAAAACTCGATACGCCACTTGGCCGTTTCTGCTGCGGGTAATGTTGCCTTTGGAATGCAATGGCAAGGTGGCGCAGATCTGCCGCCAGCGGTAGCTCTGCATAGGCGGGGCTCGGTGCCAAAGACAATTGATGTACCGCCCCTGCTTCTAAGGCAAATGGACGGCTATGTTGGCAGTATTGCTTTCACAGGCGATGAGCATGGCATCGTTGCTACTTCTCCAAGAGGAGGAACCGTGCAAATTTATGACGCCGCAGGACAGGGATTGATATCTAGCATAGAACTTATGGATGCAAGTGGCGTTGCGGCCTATCAGAAGGGCGTTATAATTTCATCTGGAGCAGGTGTGTTAGCAAGCCTATCGACCACATCGCACCAGTTAAACCGTTCAACTAATTTACGTTGGGATAACCATATGATACGGATATGA
- a CDS encoding peptidase M75, whose amino-acid sequence MKKVIFAIICASCATLAFGQKEAERTKGIVGDHILPGFEILANQSANLAQIAQKNCTAGSAPLHAAYANAFDAWIAVSHLRFGPSEIDDRAYALAFWPDPRGYTPKALKALIHSKDPIIEAVEDYAEVSISARGFYALEFLIYDPVLSVEGEEHYRCDLIKIIAKDIQFLADSIYTDWKNEYAVSMLMPTLKGRYRSEEEAIQELFKALSTGLQFTSDTRLGRPLGTFDRPRPRRAEAWRSGRSSHHIAISLSALRDIAIKLAPTGSPLEHRLGLAFERALLQLANLDDPIFASVAETQTRIKVEIVQQSVDAIRKIVRDELGPELGVIAGFNAMDGD is encoded by the coding sequence ATGAAAAAAGTCATCTTTGCAATCATTTGCGCTTCTTGTGCCACCTTAGCCTTTGGACAAAAAGAGGCCGAGCGCACAAAGGGCATTGTGGGTGACCATATTCTTCCCGGTTTTGAAATACTTGCAAATCAGTCGGCAAATTTAGCTCAAATTGCTCAGAAAAATTGCACCGCAGGCTCGGCGCCTTTACACGCTGCCTACGCAAATGCCTTTGATGCCTGGATAGCAGTTTCGCACCTTCGGTTTGGTCCCTCAGAAATTGATGATCGTGCATATGCCTTGGCATTTTGGCCAGACCCTCGCGGGTATACCCCCAAAGCTCTCAAAGCATTGATACACAGCAAAGATCCAATTATCGAAGCGGTTGAAGACTATGCTGAAGTGTCAATCTCTGCGCGTGGATTCTATGCGTTGGAATTTTTGATTTACGATCCAGTTTTGAGCGTTGAAGGTGAAGAACACTATCGCTGCGATCTTATTAAAATCATAGCTAAAGATATCCAATTTCTTGCAGATAGCATCTATACGGACTGGAAAAATGAATATGCGGTGAGCATGCTTATGCCCACACTTAAAGGCCGCTATAGATCTGAAGAAGAGGCTATTCAGGAGCTTTTCAAAGCGTTGTCAACCGGCCTTCAGTTCACATCTGATACACGACTGGGCCGCCCATTGGGCACATTTGACCGCCCAAGGCCACGGCGGGCAGAGGCGTGGCGCTCGGGTCGATCTAGTCACCATATTGCCATTTCTCTGTCAGCTCTACGGGATATTGCCATCAAACTTGCCCCAACGGGCAGTCCGTTAGAGCACCGTTTGGGGTTGGCATTTGAGCGCGCCCTATTGCAACTTGCAAATTTAGATGATCCGATATTTGCAAGTGTGGCCGAAACGCAGACACGGATTAAAGTGGAAATCGTCCAACAATCTGTTGACGCTATACGTAAAATTGTTCGCGACGAACTTGGTCCTGAACTGGGTGTTATTGCAGGATTTAACGCGATGGATGGTGACTGA
- a CDS encoding thiol oxidoreductase: MKSYVKALLITITGVITSLGSALTADPFDDPHLNIIPRTKDEVERISKVTALATDFSAPSKFEASSAGAATVRVRRNADAFSQSSRNLRFEDQLTFKVGNGLFRKLWVSSPASTLASDGLGPLFNARSCQRCHIKDGRGHPPELDDQNAISMLLRVSIPDNNADMSIEIEGYLASLPEPTYGLQMQDFSVQGHPAEYKLAVHYKEEPIALSEGEMASLRHPTYQATNLGYGPMHPDAMFSPRVAPQMIGLGLLEAVPAADILALTDPKDADGDGISGRANIVWSVEYDQPMVGRFGLKAGSPTLREQAAVAFSGDIGISSTLFPKAAGECTKLQVDCQNALHGDQGGQGTEIDDKGLDLVTFYSRNLAVPARRDVDDPKVLNGKKVFYTTGCTACHQPSFVTHRLKDRPAQSFQLIWPYSDMLLHDLGEGLADNRPEARATGREWRTAPLWGIGLTKQVSGHSYFLHDGRARSLLEAVLWHGGEAQDQRDAVIEMPKVDRDALITFLESL, translated from the coding sequence GTGAAGTCATACGTTAAAGCACTTTTGATCACCATTACCGGCGTGATCACATCTTTAGGGTCAGCCTTAACGGCTGACCCTTTTGACGATCCACATTTAAATATCATTCCGCGCACCAAAGATGAAGTCGAGCGTATTTCAAAGGTCACAGCGCTGGCCACAGACTTTTCCGCGCCCAGCAAGTTTGAAGCCTCCTCTGCTGGTGCTGCGACGGTTCGAGTGCGCCGCAATGCAGATGCGTTTTCCCAATCATCGCGCAACCTTCGTTTTGAAGATCAGCTTACTTTTAAAGTTGGCAATGGATTATTTCGAAAGCTTTGGGTGTCATCGCCTGCGTCAACTCTTGCATCTGATGGGCTGGGCCCATTGTTTAATGCACGGTCCTGCCAGCGCTGCCATATCAAAGACGGCCGTGGCCACCCACCCGAACTTGACGACCAAAATGCAATATCCATGTTATTGAGGGTTTCAATACCCGACAACAATGCGGATATGAGCATAGAAATTGAAGGGTATCTGGCCAGCCTTCCTGAACCCACCTATGGATTGCAAATGCAGGATTTTTCTGTTCAGGGGCATCCGGCTGAATATAAACTTGCCGTGCATTATAAAGAAGAGCCCATCGCACTTTCAGAAGGAGAGATGGCCTCACTGCGGCACCCAACCTATCAGGCTACCAATCTTGGATATGGTCCAATGCACCCTGATGCCATGTTTAGCCCCCGCGTTGCGCCACAAATGATCGGGTTGGGATTGCTTGAGGCTGTTCCTGCAGCAGATATTTTGGCGCTCACTGATCCAAAGGACGCTGATGGCGATGGTATCTCGGGGCGTGCCAATATTGTGTGGTCAGTGGAATACGACCAGCCGATGGTGGGGCGGTTTGGCCTAAAGGCGGGATCGCCGACCCTTCGTGAACAAGCCGCCGTGGCCTTTTCAGGGGATATTGGCATCTCATCTACTCTTTTTCCAAAAGCGGCAGGGGAGTGTACCAAGCTGCAAGTAGACTGCCAAAATGCATTGCACGGGGATCAAGGGGGACAAGGCACTGAAATTGACGATAAGGGGCTTGATCTTGTGACCTTTTACAGCCGCAATCTCGCTGTTCCGGCGCGCCGAGATGTAGATGATCCCAAAGTGCTTAACGGCAAAAAGGTATTCTATACGACGGGTTGCACAGCCTGTCATCAACCGAGCTTTGTTACTCATAGACTGAAAGATCGCCCCGCGCAGAGCTTTCAATTGATTTGGCCCTATTCAGACATGCTGCTGCATGATCTAGGAGAGGGGTTGGCGGACAACCGTCCCGAAGCCAGAGCAACGGGGCGCGAATGGCGCACGGCGCCACTGTGGGGGATTGGGTTAACCAAGCAGGTAAGCGGGCACAGTTATTTCTTGCATGACGGTCGGGCACGGTCCTTGTTAGAAGCAGTTTTATGGCATGGAGGAGAAGCTCAAGATCAACGCGATGCGGTGATTGAAATGCCGAAAGTGGATCGTGATGCCTTAATTACATTTCTGGAAAGCCTATGA
- a CDS encoding peptidase, translating into MKSAHLIATAMVIPMATSALAIDKSDVLETYADIAAAKYHDSLITAQSLQASVNALLDNPSAEALQAAKEAWLKSRIPYQQTEVYRFGNAIVDDWEGKVNAWPLDEGLIDYVDASYGGPSDENEYAALNVVASPKFTLSGSQIDATTITPTLLSETLHEADGVESNVATGYHAVEFLLWGQDLNGHGNGAGARPWTDFAAGDACTNDNCDRRGEYLKAATDLLVSDLEWMAAQWTEGGAGRAELVVNQDVGLSAILTGMGSLSYGEQAGERMRLGLMLNDPEEEHDCFSDNTHNSHYFDGLGVQNVYLGSYVRIDGTVVTGPSLADMVAAKDASLDAEMRSKLSATMMALGLIKTTAEAGFSYDQMLERGNAAGESLVMGGVNGLIDQTRSIERIVAALGLDEIAFEGSDSLDDPEAVFQ; encoded by the coding sequence ATGAAATCTGCACACCTAATCGCTACGGCGATGGTTATACCCATGGCCACTTCAGCCCTTGCGATTGATAAGTCCGATGTTTTAGAAACATATGCTGATATCGCTGCAGCCAAGTATCACGATAGTCTAATTACAGCTCAGTCTCTGCAAGCATCGGTAAATGCTCTGCTGGATAATCCGTCTGCTGAGGCATTGCAGGCTGCGAAAGAGGCCTGGTTGAAATCAAGAATTCCGTACCAGCAAACCGAAGTATATCGTTTCGGCAATGCAATTGTTGACGATTGGGAGGGAAAGGTAAACGCATGGCCTTTAGATGAAGGCTTGATTGATTATGTCGATGCCTCTTATGGAGGCCCATCAGACGAGAACGAATATGCGGCCCTAAATGTCGTTGCGAGCCCTAAATTCACACTTTCCGGTTCTCAAATTGATGCAACAACGATTACTCCAACTCTGCTGTCTGAAACTCTGCATGAAGCTGATGGCGTCGAATCCAACGTGGCTACGGGCTATCACGCGGTAGAGTTTCTATTGTGGGGACAGGATCTGAATGGTCACGGCAATGGCGCAGGTGCGCGCCCTTGGACGGATTTTGCTGCTGGAGATGCTTGCACAAACGACAATTGTGATCGCCGCGGGGAATATCTTAAAGCTGCTACTGATCTTTTGGTATCTGATCTTGAATGGATGGCCGCACAATGGACAGAAGGCGGAGCGGGCCGCGCCGAGTTGGTGGTAAATCAAGACGTAGGCCTTTCTGCAATTCTGACCGGTATGGGGTCGCTTTCTTATGGTGAACAGGCTGGCGAACGGATGCGTCTTGGCCTTATGCTGAACGATCCTGAAGAAGAGCACGATTGTTTTTCAGATAATACTCATAACAGCCACTACTTTGATGGCTTAGGCGTTCAGAACGTCTACCTTGGTTCTTACGTGCGTATTGATGGCACCGTGGTTACTGGTCCATCCTTGGCCGATATGGTTGCAGCCAAAGATGCATCACTAGATGCAGAGATGCGCAGCAAACTTTCGGCAACAATGATGGCACTTGGCCTGATCAAAACCACGGCGGAAGCTGGTTTTAGTTATGATCAAATGCTCGAGCGTGGCAATGCAGCAGGCGAATCTTTGGTAATGGGCGGAGTGAACGGGTTGATAGATCAAACCCGGTCAATTGAACGCATTGTCGCTGCACTTGGCTTAGACGAAATCGCGTTTGAAGGTTCAGATAGTCTTGATGATCCGGAAGCTGTGTTTCAATAA
- a CDS encoding tRNA (uridine(34)/cytosine(34)/5-carboxymethylaminomethyluridine(34)-2'-O)-methyltransferase TrmL, with the protein MKIVLVEPEIPFNTGAIGRTCVALDLELILIKPYGFSIDEKTVARAGTRYWEHVKLLEYSNWQSFLKHERPSTNRLYFFEEDGGQSFYAPEYKKDSYLVFGCESKGLPKEILNGMEDRVFKLPMRNPVVKSLNLANVATAVAYQALRTQLGG; encoded by the coding sequence ATGAAGATAGTTTTGGTCGAACCAGAGATTCCGTTCAATACCGGTGCCATTGGTCGAACCTGTGTTGCGCTCGATCTTGAACTTATTTTGATAAAGCCATACGGGTTTTCGATTGATGAGAAAACAGTTGCTAGGGCTGGCACACGATATTGGGAGCACGTGAAGCTTCTCGAGTATTCGAACTGGCAAAGCTTTCTGAAACACGAAAGACCATCAACTAACCGTTTGTATTTTTTTGAAGAGGACGGAGGTCAAAGTTTTTATGCCCCGGAATATAAGAAAGATTCTTATCTCGTTTTTGGCTGCGAGTCCAAAGGACTGCCAAAAGAAATTTTAAATGGGATGGAAGACCGCGTATTCAAATTGCCCATGCGAAATCCAGTGGTAAAGTCACTCAACCTCGCAAATGTCGCAACAGCTGTTGCTTACCAAGCTTTGCGCACGCAACTGGGGGGCTAA
- a CDS encoding two-component sensor histidine kinase yields MSVTDAAPYLAGLPIAAIAIDASERVVAMNPVAINLLGEGLINRHYISVLRQPAILEAVEATIQDRAIRNSRFLSSESGRDTAFNVTCYAILDNYVIVCFEDQTDIEQVVQMRRDFVANVSHELKTPLTAMMGFIETLQTTARDDAQARERFLTIMTLETQRMNRLVGDLLSLSRVEADERMRPTTSLEVKDLIQAALNALAPLAQDHNAQVNFDVPEDPIEIFADKDQLQQVFTNLIENAIKYSGKSAQVGIELGAPEYDQRLGETAVTITITDNGPGIDPIHLPRLTERFYRIDNHRSRELGGTGLGLAIVKHILNRHRGRLEIDSSLGQGSQFSVILPSA; encoded by the coding sequence ATGTCAGTGACTGATGCTGCGCCCTATCTAGCAGGCCTACCTATTGCAGCCATTGCCATCGATGCATCCGAAAGGGTTGTGGCGATGAACCCAGTGGCGATAAACCTATTAGGTGAGGGACTTATCAACCGCCATTACATCAGCGTGCTGCGGCAGCCTGCTATCCTTGAGGCGGTGGAAGCAACAATTCAAGACAGAGCGATACGAAATAGCCGCTTCTTAAGCAGTGAAAGCGGTCGCGACACTGCCTTTAACGTAACATGTTATGCCATTTTGGATAACTACGTCATCGTTTGTTTTGAAGATCAAACAGATATTGAACAGGTTGTTCAAATGCGGCGGGACTTTGTGGCAAATGTAAGCCATGAGTTGAAAACTCCCCTGACCGCAATGATGGGCTTTATCGAGACCTTGCAAACCACTGCGCGCGATGACGCGCAAGCGCGCGAGCGGTTTTTAACCATTATGACCTTGGAAACACAGCGCATGAATCGGCTGGTTGGCGACCTTTTATCCTTGTCACGTGTTGAAGCCGATGAGCGCATGCGCCCGACCACATCACTTGAGGTTAAAGATCTTATTCAGGCGGCCTTAAACGCGCTTGCGCCGCTGGCCCAAGACCATAACGCACAGGTGAACTTTGACGTTCCAGAAGACCCCATAGAAATTTTTGCAGATAAAGATCAATTACAACAAGTTTTCACAAATCTTATTGAAAATGCGATCAAGTATTCTGGAAAAAGCGCTCAAGTTGGTATTGAGCTTGGCGCGCCCGAGTACGACCAAAGGTTGGGGGAAACTGCGGTTACGATTACAATTACTGATAATGGACCAGGAATAGACCCTATTCACCTTCCCAGATTAACAGAGCGATTTTATAGAATTGATAATCACAGATCTCGTGAACTGGGCGGCACAGGCCTAGGTCTGGCGATTGTTAAACACATTCTTAATCGCCATCGTGGCCGTTTAGAAATTGACAGTTCTTTGGGACAAGGCAGCCAGTTTTCTGTAATTTTGCCCAGCGCTTAA